The DNA window ACGGACGAGGCCACCCATGAGGCGTGGTCGCTGATGGCGGCCTACGCGGCCACCACGTCGCGGATCAAGCTGGGGCAGATGTGCACGGCGATGAGCTACCGCAACCCGGTGTATCTGGCCAAGGTGGCCGCCACGGCCGACATCATCTCCGGCGGCCGGATCCAGATGGGCATCGGCGGCGGCTGGTACGAACACGAGTGGCGGGCTTACGGCTACGGGTTCCCGTCGGCCGGGGTGCGGCTGGGCCGGCTGGACGAGGGCGTCCAGATCATGCGTTCGGCCTGGCGCGACGGCAAAGTCAGCTTCCAGGGCCGGCACTACCAGGTCGACGGTGCGATCGTCGCACCGAAGCCTTTGCAGGACAACGGGTTACCGCTGTGGATCGCCGGCGGGGGTGAGAAGGTGACGTTGCGCATCGCCGCGCAGTACGCCCGCTACACCAACTTCACGCCGGAGCCCGAGGCGTTCGCCCACAAGTCGGAGGTGCTGGCCGGGCACTGCCGCGAGGTGGGCACCGACTTCGGTGCAATCGTGCGTTCGGTCAACATCAACGCCGTGGTCGGCGCGTCCGACGCCGACGTCGCCGACCGGATGCGACGCGTCCGCGACCGCCTGGTGCGTCACCTCCCCGAGGCCGCCGCCGACGCGATGATCGCGGGCACCAGCGGTCCGGATTCGGCGACGGGCACACCGGAAC is part of the Mycobacterium sp. HUMS_12744610 genome and encodes:
- a CDS encoding LLM class F420-dependent oxidoreductase is translated as MRFGLFIPQGWRMDLVDIAPDEHWPVMRDLAAYADGGAWDSLWVYDHFHTVPMPTDEATHEAWSLMAAYAATTSRIKLGQMCTAMSYRNPVYLAKVAATADIISGGRIQMGIGGGWYEHEWRAYGYGFPSAGVRLGRLDEGVQIMRSAWRDGKVSFQGRHYQVDGAIVAPKPLQDNGLPLWIAGGGEKVTLRIAAQYARYTNFTPEPEAFAHKSEVLAGHCREVGTDFGAIVRSVNINAVVGASDADVADRMRRVRDRLVRHLPEAAADAMIAGTSGPDSATGTPEQVIERITRIRDLGCEYVICYFPEAAYDRSGIELFEREVIHALS